From the genome of Acidaminococcus sp.:
CTCTATTTTATTGTGATTTACCGCGGCATCTCTATTGCGATGCATGCTGCGGATGATTTTGGAACATTGCTCGCCGTAGGTGTCGTTTCCATGTTGTCTTTCCATATTCTGGTCAATGTCGGTATGACGAGCGGCGTAATGCCTGTTACCGGCGTGCCGCTGCCTTTTATGAGCTACGGGGTCAGCTCGCTGACGACAAATATGCTTATGATTGCACTGCTGCTGAACATTCATGCTCATCCGCAGAAATTACGTTTTATATAAGGAGATTTTATGCGCAAGGAATTACCCATTGATATTTTGAGTGCCGTCGAAAAACCGGCCCGTTATACGGGAATGGAGTTCGGCAGCATTGTGAAGCCCGAAGGAACGACGGATGTTTCCTTCTGTCTTGCTTTTCCTGATACTTACGAAATCGGGATGAGCTATCTGGGTTTCAAAATTCTCTATGCGATTTTGAATAAACGATCCTACATCCAGGCGGAACGCGCTTTTGCGCCGTGGGTCGATATGGAAAAGAAAATGCGGGAGCGGAAGATTCCGCTTGCTTCGCTTGAAACGATGCGTCCTCTGGGTGAGTTTGACCTTGTCGGGTTTACACTCCTTTACGAGATGTCTTATTCCAATATTTTGAATATGCTGGATATGGGGGGCATTCCTATCTGGCAAAAAGACCGTGGCATTGACGATCCTTTTGTCTGTGCCGGCGGGCCTTGTGTTTTTAATTCTGAACCGCTGGCTGATTTCTTCGACTTTTGCATGCTGGGGGATGGAGAACATATCATCCTTGAAGTGACAGAGTGCTACCGGGAATGGAAAAAGGCCGGCAAGCCAGGCGGCAGGAATGAATTCCTGCATCGCGCTGCCCGCATCCAGGGTGTCTATGTGCCGTCCTTTTATGACGTGACCTATCGGGAAGATGGGACACTGGCGGCAGTAAAGCCGAATACAAGCGACGCTCCTGCCGTCGTTTACAAACGGGTCGAACCGGATATCAATACGCTGGAATACCCGACACATCCGGTCGTTCCCTATGGGGATACGGTTCATGACCGAATCATGCTGGAACTTTTCCGCGGCTGCAGCCGTGGCTGCCGGTTCTGTAATGCCGGTATGATTTACCGTCCTGTGCGGGAACGTAAAATGGAAAATGTGCTTAAACTCGCGCGGGAACTGGTACCGGCTACCGGTTATAACGAGATGTCACTGTTTTCTCTGAGTACAGCGGATTATTCCCATCTGGATCCGCTTATCCATAAACTGATTGACGAATTTAAAGATGACAAGGTGAGTGTCTCCCTGCCGTCACTGCGCATTGACAGCTTTTCAGTCCGTCTAGCCAAGGAAGTGCAGGCTGTGCGCAAGAGTGGTCTGACTTTTGCGCCGGAAGCCGGCAGTCAGCGGATGCGTGATGTCATCAACAAGGGCGTGACGGAGCAGAATCTGATGGATGCCGTGGGGGCCGCTTTTGAAAACGGCTGGTCCACGGTCAAGCTATATTTTATGATTGGTCTTCCGACTGAAACTGATGAGGATGTCCTGGCCATTGCTAAACTGGCTCAGGCTGTGCAGCGCAAGTACAAGGAAGTGACCGGTCATTACGGGGCTAAAGTGACGGTCAGCGTGTCGAACTTTGTCCCCAAGCCGTATACGGCTTTTCAATGGGTAGGCCAGAATACGAAGGCAGAGTTTGACCGGAAGCATAATCTGCTGAAGGAAGCTTTTTCTTATTTGAAGAACGTACATTACCAGTATCATGACTCCCTGACGAGCCTCATGGAAGGGGTTCTGGCGCGCGGGGACCGGCGCCTTTCACGCCCCATTTATATTGCCTGGGAAAAAGGTGCCCGCTTTGACGGGTGGGGTGAACTATTTTCTTTTGAGCGGTGGCAGGAGGCTTTTACGGAAGCCGGAGTGGATATGGCATTTTATAATCAGCGGGAACGCGGCAAGGATGAAATTTTTCCGTGGGAGCATACGAGCTGCGGCGTGAACCGTGCTTTCCTCGCTAAGGAGATGGAACGGGCAAAGGTGGCTGCTCTGACGCATGACTGCCGCCGCTCAACTTGTACGGGCTGCGGAGTCTGTCAGAACCTGGGAGTAAAAATTATCGACTGGGAGGATGGGACGAAGTGAAACTGAGAGTGCAGATTACGAAGGAACGGGGTATCCGTTTCATTTCCCATCTGGAATACCAGAAAACCATCGAAAAGGCGATCCGGCGGGCACGGATTCCTGTCGCTTATTCTCAGGGTTTCAATCCGCATATGCGCTTTTCCCTGGCTTCGGCTCTGGGCGTGGGCGTGACGAGTCAGTGCGAATTTATGGAACTGAAATTGCGGGAAGAACGCCCCCTTACGGATCTCGTGGAAGCGCTTTCCGCTAACCTTCCCATGGGGATTCACGTGGTAGCAGCCGATTTGGCGGATGATAAGGCTCCCAAGCTGATGGCAAGGGCTGCCGGCGCGTCCTATCACGTCAGCGTGCCCTGTTCGGAAGATCCGGCAGCGGCACTCAGAACCTATGAAATCACACCGGAAGTTACTTTTACCAAGGAACACACTAAGAGTAAGGGAAAACCGCGGACGATTGACGTCAAGGACTTTATTTCTGAGCTGCACTATGCCTGGGACGGGAAAGCACTGGAGCTCACTTTTGACTGCAAAATCACGCCTACAGGCAGTATGAAGGCCCGGGAATTTCTGCAGGTCCTCAGGGAACAATTTGGCCTGGCGCTGAACCTCGACGCGGCGGATATCGGCCGTACCGATCTTTATGCCCGCGATGACGGCGGACGCAAAGTACCGCTCCTTGCAGCTTCCAGGGCCTGAACAGAAGGGTGTTGCCATGAAGACCATTTACGTAAGTGTGAGACCGGAAGAAACCCGGATGGGCCTTGTTGAAGATGGCAGACTGCAGGACTATGCCGTCGAAAGGCGCAGCGGGGAAAATCTTGTCGGCAACATATATCGCGGCAGTGTCCGTAATGTGGTGCCGGGTATCCAGGCGGCGTTCATCGATCTTAATCTCGGGAAAAACGGATTCCTGACGCTGCGCAGTGAAGATCATCTGACTCAGGGACAAATGATTCTGGTACAGGTCGTCAAGGACTGCCGCGGCAACAAGGGCCCCGGTGTGACGAGAAATATTACCCTTCCCGGCCGTTATGTAGTGCTGGAGCCGTTTGGCAAAAAAGTTTCCCTGTCGCGGAAACTTACGGGACGAACCAGACGCAACCGCCTCCGTGAGCTGGCGGAACGCTGTCTGCCCGATGGTATGGGGCTTGTCGTGCGTACCGCTGCCGCAGATGCGGAAGATGAGGAAATTCAGTCGGACGTGGAACAGCTTCTCCATAACTGGGAGGTTATCCAGAAACGGAGCAAGGTGGGGCGCGGACCGCAGCTCCTTTACCGCGAACTGGATCTTTCTATCCGCATGATCCGGGACTATGTGACGGATGAAATCCATAAGATTATCGTGGATGATTCTGCAACCTATCGTACCGTGCGGGAACTCCTGGAGAATATGGGACTGCAGTCGGTACATACCGAGCTGTACATGGAAGCAGAAGATCTTTTTACCCATTATGGCCTGGATAACGAAATTGCAGCTGTTTCCGACCGGATTGTCTGGCTTCCCGGCGGTGGATACCTGGTTTTTGACTATACGGAAGCGATGACGGTCATCGATGTGAACAGCGGGCACTATGCTGAAGGCGAAAGCCGCGAGGAAACTTCACTGCGGACAAACCGGGAGGCAGCGGTGGAAATTGCCCGCCAGCTGCGTCTGCGGGACATCGGCGGCATTGTTGTAGCCGATTTTATCGACATGGATACGCAGGAAGCACAGGAAGAAGTCCTGCAGCTCTTGAAAAGAGCCTTCGCTTCGGATAAGATGAAACCGAGGGTACTTGGATTTACCCGGCTGAATCTTGTTGAAATGACGCGGCGGAAAGCCCGGCGCAATCTGGCAGGAGCCCTTTATACGACCTGCCCTATGTGTCAGGGCAGCGGACGCGTGGAATCCCCGGAAACGGTTTATGTGGAAATCAGGCGCCGCCTGCGCGGCCTGTACTCGCAGCACGCCATGGCAAGAAGTCTGCTTGTCACGGTGCACCCGCAGGTGTATGAATGGCTGACAATCCGCGGTGTCCGTGATATGGAAGAGGAGTTCAAGTGTCATATTCGCATAGCCAGTGACCCGGCCCTGACAGCCGGTACGTTTACTATCCTGAACCATTCTGCTTAAGGAGTACGAAAGGGCGTGAGGACAATGAAACTGACGTTTCCCGATTATGTAGTGACGGTAATGAAGCTTCTGGAGGCACAGGGCTTTGAGGCCTATGTCGTAGGTGGTGCTGTCCGGGATATGCTGCTCGGCCGTACACCGGAGGACTATGACATTGTAACCAACGCCCGCCCGGATGAAATCAAACTGGCTGCCGGACGGAGCGGCCTCGATGTCATCGGAACCCTGGGGCAGAACTTTGGCGTGGTCAACCTGAAGCTGGGACGTCATACCGTGGAAGTCGCTTCTTACCGCAATGAAACGTATGGCAGTGATGCCCACCGGCCCGCTGAGGTCTGGTACTGTGAGCGGCTGGAAGATGATCTGGGAAGGCGCGACTTTACTATTAATGCCATGGCAGCTGATCGCAGCGGACGTATCATCGACTGTTTTGATGGAATGAATGACCTGCGGGAACGCGTCCTTCGGACCGTAGGCAATGCACAGAAGCGCTTTCAGGAAGACGCCCTGCGTATGTTCCGTGCCTGCCGTTTTATTGCACAGCTTGGTTTTACGCCTCACGAAGGAATTCTGCCTGCCATTGAGGCTAACCTGGACCGCGTCAGTGGTCTGTCCCTGGAACGTGTGCGCTCTGAGCTCAATAAACTGCTTTGCGGCGCCTGGGCGGGGCAGGGCATGGATCTTATGGTAAAGAGCCATTTGGCGGCGCAGAGCTGCCGTATCAAGGCTCATGGAGCCTATGTGCCTGTGCCTATTCTCCCCGAATTGGAAGCACTTGTCGGTGTGCCCCAGAATCCGGCCTTCCATCCTTATGATGTCTGGACTCATACGGCAGTGGCTCTCAATAAGACCGACCGTCAGCTGGCAACCGGGTGGGCCGTGCTGCTTCATGACATCGGGAAGGGGCGGGAAGGCGTCCGGACCTATAACGAGGAAGGACTGCCCCATGATAACGGTCATGAAAAGGTGGGCGCTGTCATGGCCCGGACCATTATGGAGCGTCTGCGTCTCCCGGAACCGCTGACTGACCGGGTTGCCTGGCTGGTGCGCAGTCATATGCACTTCGGCTTTGCGAGTGCTCTTGAAGATGAGGCTACCTGGCGCTGGCTTCGGAAAGAGGCAAGAAGCGGTCACTTCCGGCTTAATAAGGAAATGGCTGAGGCTTTTAAGCAGCTGACCGCTGTCTGTGTAGCTGACGTGGCTGCTACTGCCGCGACACGCAGCGATGTCATTCACGCCCAGATGTATGGCGAGCGGCTGATCAGGATGGCCTATCTGATGCCTGTCCATACGTCTGACCTCAACATCAACGGCAGGCAGCTCCTGGAAATGGGCGTGCCGCAGGATCAGCTTTCACGGATTCTGCCGCTTTTTCTGCAGCGTATCCAGGATCGGACGTTGAAAAATGATCCGGAGGAGCTGCGGAAGACGGTAAGACATATTTTAGAACGGCAGGAAAAAAGAAAGTCCTGAAAATGAGATGAATTGTCTTCCTATAGAGGAATATGTCCTGCTTTTTGTGCTCGATTTGCAATATTTATGTGATTTTTTGAGCCGTTTTACGTGATTTTTTGGGAGTTGTATACAGAATTTAATAAACTAAAGAGAAAAATACGAAAGTATTTAACATAGCACAATTAAATTTTTAGAATTCATAAAAAACTTATAAAAATCGAAGAATATGGCCTAAAAGAATGTAAAAAAAATGTTATTTGTGTTATAATCCAAATGTACTATGGAGACGTAACCTTTGGAATTCCACTTCGATAATTTCTGAACAAAAGGGGGATGGATGATTTTTATTAAAGGAGAATTCCGAAATCTTCAGCAAGGATTGGCAAAAGAATATATTTTTGTAAGGAGGTTTTTGCTTTGAGTAAAGTAATGACGTTACATGACGCTATTGCAAAGTATGTCCACACTGGAGACCACATCGCGTTAGGTGGTTTCACTACTGACCGTAAACCGTATGCTGCTGTATACGAAATCCTGAGACAAGGGATTACCGACCTGACGGGCCTTGGTGGTGCAGCCGGCGGTGACTGGGATCTGCTCATCGGCAATGGCCGCGTAAAAGCTTACATCAACTGCTATACTGCAAACTCTGGCGTAACCAACGTTTCCAGACGTTTCAGAAAATGGTTCGAAGGCGGCAAGCTGACTATGGAAGACTATTCCCAGGATGTTATTTACCTGATGTGGCATGCTGCTGCACTGGGACTTCCGTTCCTGCCTGTTTCCCTGATGCAGGGCTCCGGTCTGGAAAAAGAGTGGGGCATCAGCAAGGAAGTCCGCAAGACCCTGGATAAGGTTCCTGATGACAAGTTTGTAGAAATTGAAAACCCCTTCAACAAGAACCAGCGCGTCCTGGCTATTCCTGTTCCTGAAATCGATGTAGCTATCATTCACGTACAGCAAGCTTCTCCGGACGGCACTGTCCGCATCTGGGGCGGTAAGTTCCAGGATGTTGATATTGCTATGGCTGCTAAGCACACGATTGTTACGTGCGAACAGATTATCAGCAATGAAGAAATCCGCAGAGATCCGACTCAGAACGATATCCCCTGCATGTGCGTAGACGCCGTGGTACAAGCTCCTTATGGCGCTCATCCGTCTCAGTGCTATGGCCTGTACGACTACGATAATCCGTTCCTGAAGGTTTACGACGTCGTCAGCAAGACTCAGGAAGACTTCGATAAGTTCTGCAAAGAATGGATCTTCGACGTAAAGGATCATGACGAATACCTGAACAAGCTCGGTGCTACCCGCCTGATCAACCTGAAGGTTGTTCCTGGTCTGGGCTATCACGTTGATATGACGAAGGAGGGCAAATAAGGATGTCTGATTACACGAATTATACCAACAAAGAAATGCAGGCTGTGACCATTGCCAAGCAGATTAAAAATGGTCAGGTTGTCACTGTAGGTACCGGTCTTCCTCTGATTGGTGCCAGCGTTGCAAAGAGAGTCTATGCTCCTGACTGCCATATCATCGTCGAGAGCGGCCTGATGGACTGCTCCCCTGTTGAAGTACCTCGTTCCGTTGGTGACTTGAGATTCATGGCTCACTGCGGTACGATTTGGCCTAATATCCGCTTCGTAGGTTTCGAAATCAATGAATACCTGCATCATGCAAATCGTCTGATCGCTTTCATCGGCGGTGCTCAGATTGATGCTTACGGCAACGTAAACTCCACTTCCATTGGTGATTATCATCATCCGAAAACCCGTTTCACCGGTTCCGGCGGCGCTAACGGTATCGCTACCTACTCCAACACCATCATCATGATGCAGCATGAAAAACGCAGATTCATGAAAGACATTGACTATGTCACCAGCCCTGGCTGGATTGATGGCCCTGGCGGACGTGAAAGACTGGGTCTGCCCGGCGATGTAGGTCCTCAAATGGTTGTTACCGACCGCGGCATTCTGAAATTCGACGAAAAGACGAAGAGAATGTATCTGGCTGGTTACTATCCGACTTCTTCTC
Proteins encoded in this window:
- a CDS encoding TIGR03960 family B12-binding radical SAM protein, which produces MRKELPIDILSAVEKPARYTGMEFGSIVKPEGTTDVSFCLAFPDTYEIGMSYLGFKILYAILNKRSYIQAERAFAPWVDMEKKMRERKIPLASLETMRPLGEFDLVGFTLLYEMSYSNILNMLDMGGIPIWQKDRGIDDPFVCAGGPCVFNSEPLADFFDFCMLGDGEHIILEVTECYREWKKAGKPGGRNEFLHRAARIQGVYVPSFYDVTYREDGTLAAVKPNTSDAPAVVYKRVEPDINTLEYPTHPVVPYGDTVHDRIMLELFRGCSRGCRFCNAGMIYRPVRERKMENVLKLARELVPATGYNEMSLFSLSTADYSHLDPLIHKLIDEFKDDKVSVSLPSLRIDSFSVRLAKEVQAVRKSGLTFAPEAGSQRMRDVINKGVTEQNLMDAVGAAFENGWSTVKLYFMIGLPTETDEDVLAIAKLAQAVQRKYKEVTGHYGAKVTVSVSNFVPKPYTAFQWVGQNTKAEFDRKHNLLKEAFSYLKNVHYQYHDSLTSLMEGVLARGDRRLSRPIYIAWEKGARFDGWGELFSFERWQEAFTEAGVDMAFYNQRERGKDEIFPWEHTSCGVNRAFLAKEMERAKVAALTHDCRRSTCTGCGVCQNLGVKIIDWEDGTK
- a CDS encoding TIGR03936 family radical SAM-associated protein; this encodes MKLRVQITKERGIRFISHLEYQKTIEKAIRRARIPVAYSQGFNPHMRFSLASALGVGVTSQCEFMELKLREERPLTDLVEALSANLPMGIHVVAADLADDKAPKLMARAAGASYHVSVPCSEDPAAALRTYEITPEVTFTKEHTKSKGKPRTIDVKDFISELHYAWDGKALELTFDCKITPTGSMKAREFLQVLREQFGLALNLDAADIGRTDLYARDDGGRKVPLLAASRA
- a CDS encoding Rne/Rng family ribonuclease — protein: MKTIYVSVRPEETRMGLVEDGRLQDYAVERRSGENLVGNIYRGSVRNVVPGIQAAFIDLNLGKNGFLTLRSEDHLTQGQMILVQVVKDCRGNKGPGVTRNITLPGRYVVLEPFGKKVSLSRKLTGRTRRNRLRELAERCLPDGMGLVVRTAAADAEDEEIQSDVEQLLHNWEVIQKRSKVGRGPQLLYRELDLSIRMIRDYVTDEIHKIIVDDSATYRTVRELLENMGLQSVHTELYMEAEDLFTHYGLDNEIAAVSDRIVWLPGGGYLVFDYTEAMTVIDVNSGHYAEGESREETSLRTNREAAVEIARQLRLRDIGGIVVADFIDMDTQEAQEEVLQLLKRAFASDKMKPRVLGFTRLNLVEMTRRKARRNLAGALYTTCPMCQGSGRVESPETVYVEIRRRLRGLYSQHAMARSLLVTVHPQVYEWLTIRGVRDMEEEFKCHIRIASDPALTAGTFTILNHSA
- a CDS encoding CCA tRNA nucleotidyltransferase, encoding MKLTFPDYVVTVMKLLEAQGFEAYVVGGAVRDMLLGRTPEDYDIVTNARPDEIKLAAGRSGLDVIGTLGQNFGVVNLKLGRHTVEVASYRNETYGSDAHRPAEVWYCERLEDDLGRRDFTINAMAADRSGRIIDCFDGMNDLRERVLRTVGNAQKRFQEDALRMFRACRFIAQLGFTPHEGILPAIEANLDRVSGLSLERVRSELNKLLCGAWAGQGMDLMVKSHLAAQSCRIKAHGAYVPVPILPELEALVGVPQNPAFHPYDVWTHTAVALNKTDRQLATGWAVLLHDIGKGREGVRTYNEEGLPHDNGHEKVGAVMARTIMERLRLPEPLTDRVAWLVRSHMHFGFASALEDEATWRWLRKEARSGHFRLNKEMAEAFKQLTAVCVADVAATAATRSDVIHAQMYGERLIRMAYLMPVHTSDLNINGRQLLEMGVPQDQLSRILPLFLQRIQDRTLKNDPEELRKTVRHILERQEKRKS
- a CDS encoding glutaconate CoA-transferase, translating into MSKVMTLHDAIAKYVHTGDHIALGGFTTDRKPYAAVYEILRQGITDLTGLGGAAGGDWDLLIGNGRVKAYINCYTANSGVTNVSRRFRKWFEGGKLTMEDYSQDVIYLMWHAAALGLPFLPVSLMQGSGLEKEWGISKEVRKTLDKVPDDKFVEIENPFNKNQRVLAIPVPEIDVAIIHVQQASPDGTVRIWGGKFQDVDIAMAAKHTIVTCEQIISNEEIRRDPTQNDIPCMCVDAVVQAPYGAHPSQCYGLYDYDNPFLKVYDVVSKTQEDFDKFCKEWIFDVKDHDEYLNKLGATRLINLKVVPGLGYHVDMTKEGK
- a CDS encoding CoA-transferase subunit beta produces the protein MSDYTNYTNKEMQAVTIAKQIKNGQVVTVGTGLPLIGASVAKRVYAPDCHIIVESGLMDCSPVEVPRSVGDLRFMAHCGTIWPNIRFVGFEINEYLHHANRLIAFIGGAQIDAYGNVNSTSIGDYHHPKTRFTGSGGANGIATYSNTIIMMQHEKRRFMKDIDYVTSPGWIDGPGGRERLGLPGDVGPQMVVTDRGILKFDEKTKRMYLAGYYPTSSPEDVIENTGFEIDVSRAVELEAPDPAVIKLIREEIDPGQAFIKVPVEEKK